From Methylopila sp. M107, a single genomic window includes:
- a CDS encoding CpaF family protein yields MFGKRGSTIAPAGAGFGRSASTSGDFGAPIASQPHAPGGAPSAEPRPSAASAPPPPPAPPPPDYKRSDDYFQTKSRIFGALIEAIDLAQLARLDVESAREEIRDIVNEIIAIRNVVMSIAEQEELLEDICNDVLGYGPLEPLLARDDIADIMVNGAERTYIEVSGKVQTTHVRFRDNSQLLNICQRIVSQVGRRVDESSPICDARLPDGSRVNVIVSPLALDGPTLTIRKFKKDKLTLDQLVRFGSISPEGADILKIIGRVRCNVLISGGTGSGKTTLLNCLTRYIDEDERIITCEDAAELQLQQPHVVRLETRPPNLEGEGMVTMRDLVKNCLRMRPERIIVGEVRGPEAFDLLQAMNTGHDGSMGTLHANSPREALSRLESMITMGGFSLPSRTIREMICTSVDVVVQATRLRDGSRRITHVTEVMGMEGDVIITQDVVLYDILGEDANKRLIGRHRSTGIGRPRFWERARYFGEENRLAAAIDAMDVDADSARVA; encoded by the coding sequence ATGTTCGGAAAACGCGGATCGACGATCGCGCCCGCCGGCGCCGGCTTCGGCCGCAGCGCCTCGACGAGCGGCGACTTCGGCGCGCCAATCGCCTCGCAGCCGCATGCGCCCGGCGGCGCGCCATCGGCGGAGCCGCGCCCCAGCGCGGCCTCGGCCCCGCCTCCGCCGCCGGCCCCGCCGCCGCCGGACTACAAGCGCAGCGACGACTATTTCCAGACCAAGAGCCGGATCTTCGGCGCGCTGATCGAGGCGATCGACCTCGCGCAGCTCGCGCGCCTCGACGTTGAGAGCGCGCGGGAAGAAATCCGCGACATCGTCAACGAGATCATCGCGATCCGTAACGTCGTGATGTCGATCGCCGAACAGGAAGAGCTGCTCGAGGACATCTGCAACGACGTCCTCGGCTACGGCCCGCTGGAGCCGCTGCTCGCCCGCGACGACATCGCCGACATCATGGTCAACGGCGCCGAGCGCACCTACATCGAAGTCTCGGGCAAGGTGCAGACCACCCATGTCCGCTTCCGCGACAACTCGCAGCTGCTGAACATCTGCCAGCGCATCGTCAGTCAGGTCGGCCGCCGCGTCGACGAAAGCTCGCCGATCTGCGACGCGCGCCTTCCGGACGGCTCCCGCGTCAACGTCATCGTCTCGCCGCTCGCGCTCGACGGCCCGACGCTCACGATTCGTAAGTTCAAGAAGGACAAGCTCACCCTCGACCAGCTGGTGCGCTTCGGCTCGATCAGCCCCGAGGGCGCCGACATCCTGAAGATCATCGGCCGCGTGCGCTGCAACGTGCTGATCTCGGGCGGCACGGGTTCGGGCAAGACCACGCTGCTCAACTGCCTGACGCGCTACATCGACGAGGACGAGCGCATCATCACCTGCGAGGACGCGGCCGAACTGCAGCTCCAGCAGCCGCATGTGGTGCGCCTCGAAACCCGCCCGCCGAACCTCGAGGGCGAGGGCATGGTCACCATGCGCGACCTCGTCAAGAACTGCCTGCGCATGCGCCCCGAGCGGATCATCGTGGGCGAAGTGCGCGGACCGGAGGCGTTCGACCTCCTTCAGGCGATGAACACGGGCCATGACGGCTCGATGGGCACGCTGCACGCCAACTCCCCGCGCGAGGCGCTGTCGCGTCTCGAATCGATGATCACGATGGGCGGCTTCTCGCTGCCGTCGCGCACCATCCGCGAGATGATCTGCACCTCGGTCGACGTCGTCGTGCAGGCGACGCGCCTGCGCGACGGCTCGCGCCGCATCACCCACGTCACCGAAGTGATGGGCATGGAAGGCGACGTCATCATCACGCAGGACGTCGTGCTCTACGACATCCTCGGAGAGGACGCGAACAAGCGCCTGATCGGCCGCCACCGCTCCACCGGCATCGGCCGGCCGCGCTTCTGGGAGCGCGCCCGCTACTTCGGCGAGGAGAACCGCCTCGCCGCCGCGATCGACGCGATGGACGTCGACGCGGACTCGGCGCGCGTGGCCTGA
- a CDS encoding type II secretion system F family protein encodes MDLGKLPVILLATTAAGLASYALVYPYLSGDIRAEKRQKAFGLDRRQGATQAAADSLRRGQVADSLKALDERQKRIDRPSLQMRIAQAGLEWSVQKFFVVSAIIAGVLGFAALLGTGDIRVAGLAAFVGGLGLPRWLLGYLRKRRIARFLQFLPDGVEVILRGLKSGLPLGDCIRIVANEAQEPVKTEFRKIMEEQAIGIPLSDAVGKLYERMPVSEANFFGIVIAIQAKAGGSLSDVLGNLAKVLRDRKKIKQKIASLSMEAKASASIIGSLPLITIGIISLTSPQYMTSMFTTDMGRVMLIGSGLWMLTGILVMRKMINFKF; translated from the coding sequence ATGGACCTCGGCAAGCTTCCCGTCATCCTCCTCGCGACCACGGCCGCGGGCCTCGCATCCTACGCGCTGGTCTACCCCTATCTCTCCGGCGACATCCGCGCGGAGAAGCGCCAGAAGGCGTTCGGCCTCGACCGCCGCCAGGGCGCGACCCAGGCGGCCGCCGACAGCCTGCGCCGCGGCCAGGTCGCCGACAGCCTGAAGGCGCTCGACGAGCGCCAGAAGCGGATCGACCGGCCGTCCCTGCAGATGCGCATCGCGCAGGCGGGCCTCGAATGGTCGGTGCAGAAGTTCTTCGTGGTCAGCGCCATCATCGCTGGCGTGCTCGGCTTCGCGGCCCTGCTCGGCACGGGCGACATCCGGGTCGCGGGGCTTGCCGCGTTCGTCGGCGGTCTCGGCCTGCCGCGCTGGCTGCTCGGCTATCTGCGCAAGCGCCGGATCGCGCGCTTCCTGCAGTTTCTCCCCGACGGCGTCGAGGTGATCCTGCGCGGCCTCAAATCCGGACTGCCGCTCGGCGACTGCATCCGCATCGTGGCGAACGAAGCGCAGGAGCCGGTCAAGACGGAATTCCGCAAGATAATGGAAGAGCAGGCGATCGGCATTCCGCTGTCGGACGCGGTCGGCAAGCTCTACGAGCGCATGCCTGTGTCGGAAGCGAACTTCTTCGGCATCGTCATCGCGATCCAGGCCAAGGCCGGCGGCAGCCTGTCGGACGTTCTCGGCAACCTCGCCAAGGTTCTGCGCGACCGCAAGAAGATCAAGCAGAAGATCGCCTCGCTTTCGATGGAGGCGAAGGCCTCCGCGTCGATCATCGGCTCGCTGCCGCTCATCACCATCGGCATCATCTCGCTGACCAGCCCGCAATACATGACGTCGATGTTCACCACCGACATGGGCCGCGTGATGCTCATCGGCTCGGGTCTGTGGATGCTGACCGGGATCCTGGTGATGCGGAAGATGATCAACTTCAAGTTCTAA
- a CDS encoding type II secretion system F family protein, which produces MTAVLAAVAAFATVLTLAMPMLATNPLQKRMKSVATERTRIRQRERERLARGERKGLKIESKAYMQNIVSQFDLAKHLGTNDAKERLQMAGYRGPSAMTTFLFFRLVAPIGFLIVSLFYLFLIDDFGIGGIASSGAAVFMTYLGIKAPELFLKNQTGKRQASITSAWPDALDLMLICVESGMSVEAAFRKVADEIGSQSVPLAEELTLTMAEMSYLQDRRQAYDNLGRRTGLESVKSVGTALIQADKYGTPVAQALRVLSQDSRDTRMALAEKKAAALPPKLTVPMILFFLPVIFVVILGPAYIQVSAIQ; this is translated from the coding sequence ATGACCGCGGTCCTCGCCGCTGTCGCGGCGTTCGCGACGGTGCTGACGCTCGCCATGCCGATGCTGGCGACCAACCCGCTCCAGAAGCGCATGAAGTCGGTCGCAACGGAACGCACGCGCATCCGGCAGCGGGAGCGCGAGCGGCTGGCGCGGGGCGAGCGCAAAGGCCTGAAGATCGAGTCCAAGGCCTATATGCAGAACATCGTGAGCCAGTTCGACCTGGCCAAGCACCTCGGCACCAACGACGCCAAGGAACGCCTGCAGATGGCCGGCTATCGCGGCCCGAGCGCGATGACGACCTTCCTGTTCTTCCGTCTCGTCGCGCCGATCGGCTTCCTGATCGTGTCGCTGTTCTACCTGTTCCTGATCGACGATTTCGGCATCGGCGGCATCGCGTCGTCGGGCGCGGCCGTGTTCATGACCTATCTCGGCATCAAGGCGCCGGAGCTGTTCCTCAAGAACCAGACGGGCAAGCGGCAGGCGTCGATCACCTCTGCCTGGCCGGACGCGCTCGACCTGATGCTGATCTGCGTGGAATCCGGCATGTCGGTCGAGGCCGCGTTCCGCAAGGTCGCGGACGAGATCGGCTCGCAGTCGGTGCCGCTCGCCGAAGAGCTGACGCTCACCATGGCGGAGATGTCCTACCTGCAGGACCGCCGTCAGGCCTACGACAATCTCGGCCGCCGCACGGGCCTCGAATCGGTGAAGTCGGTCGGCACGGCGCTGATCCAGGCCGACAAGTACGGCACGCCCGTCGCCCAGGCGCTGCGCGTTCTGAGCCAGGACAGCCGCGACACCCGCATGGCGCTCGCCGAGAAGAAGGCGGCCGCCCTGCCGCCGAAGCTCACCGTGCCGATGATCCTGTTCTTCCTGCCGGTGATCTTCGTCGTGATCCTCGGTCCGGCCTACATCCAGGTCTCGGCCATCCAGTAA
- a CDS encoding osmoprotectant NAGGN system M42 family peptidase, protein MPRLDVDIDYLADQLRGLLKIPSPTGFTDTITHAVVDELVRLGVEPEVTRRGAIRAKLKGRVKDPSRALIAHLDTLGAQVKLLKPNGRLEIVPIGNWSARFAEGARVTIFTELGAYRGSILPLKASGHTYADEVDTQPTGWQHVEVRVDALVRDVHDLNRLGFHVGDVVAIDTQAEFLDNGFIVSRHLDDKAGVAILLSTLKAVVESGEMPPVDTWFVLSIAEEVGVGAAAVLPHDVAAMVTIDNGTTAPGQASDEFGVTIGMADQTGPFDYHLTHELIRLARDNDIRHQRDVFRYYRSDSASAIEAGADVRTALATFGVDASHGYERIHMHALRSLAELMTAYVTSPIDIKRDAKPLGTIEGFPHQPTAPAEPDIEPSDQLPARSG, encoded by the coding sequence ATGCCGCGTCTCGACGTCGACATCGACTATCTCGCCGATCAGCTGCGTGGCCTGCTGAAAATCCCGAGCCCGACCGGCTTCACCGACACGATCACCCATGCGGTGGTGGACGAGCTCGTCCGGCTCGGCGTCGAGCCGGAAGTGACGCGTCGGGGCGCGATCCGGGCGAAACTCAAGGGGCGCGTCAAAGATCCGTCGCGCGCGCTGATCGCGCATCTCGACACGCTTGGCGCGCAGGTGAAGCTGCTGAAGCCCAACGGGCGGCTCGAGATCGTGCCGATCGGCAACTGGTCCGCGCGCTTCGCGGAAGGCGCGCGCGTCACGATCTTCACCGAACTCGGCGCCTATCGCGGGTCGATCCTGCCGCTGAAGGCCTCCGGCCACACCTATGCCGACGAGGTCGACACCCAGCCGACCGGCTGGCAGCACGTCGAGGTCCGGGTCGACGCGCTGGTGCGCGACGTCCATGACCTCAACCGGCTCGGCTTCCATGTCGGCGACGTCGTGGCGATCGACACCCAGGCCGAGTTCCTCGACAACGGCTTCATCGTGTCGCGCCATCTCGACGACAAGGCCGGCGTCGCCATCCTGCTCTCGACCCTGAAGGCGGTCGTGGAGTCGGGCGAAATGCCGCCGGTCGACACCTGGTTCGTGCTGTCGATCGCCGAAGAGGTGGGGGTCGGGGCTGCGGCCGTGCTGCCGCACGACGTCGCCGCGATGGTCACGATCGACAACGGCACCACGGCGCCGGGACAGGCGTCGGACGAGTTCGGCGTGACGATCGGCATGGCCGACCAGACCGGCCCGTTCGACTATCACCTGACCCACGAGCTCATCCGGCTCGCGCGCGACAACGACATCCGCCACCAGCGCGACGTGTTCCGCTACTACCGCTCGGACAGCGCGTCCGCCATCGAGGCCGGCGCGGACGTGCGGACCGCCCTCGCGACCTTCGGGGTCGACGCCAGCCACGGCTACGAGCGCATCCACATGCATGCGCTGCGCTCGCTCGCCGAGCTGATGACGGCCTATGTGACGAGCCCGATCGACATCAAGCGCGACGCCAAGCCCCTCGGCACCATCGAGGGCTTCCCGCACCAGCCGACCGCGCCCGCCGAGCCCGACATCGAGCCGAGCGACCAGCTTCCGGCGCGCAGCGGCTGA
- a CDS encoding type II toxin-antitoxin system RelE/ParE family toxin, with protein sequence MFGARQAERYAAELRAAFELIASQPRMCRERSEFRPPLRIHVHAAHALLYLIDGPDAVVVRILHRSRDLRRHV encoded by the coding sequence ATGTTCGGCGCACGACAGGCGGAGCGATATGCAGCAGAGCTTCGCGCTGCGTTCGAATTGATAGCGTCGCAGCCGCGCATGTGTCGCGAGCGAAGCGAATTTCGGCCTCCCCTCCGCATCCACGTTCACGCTGCCCACGCGCTCTTGTACCTGATCGACGGTCCAGACGCCGTTGTCGTCCGCATCCTGCATCGCTCCAGGGACTTGCGGCGGCACGTCTGA
- a CDS encoding type II toxin-antitoxin system ParD family antitoxin has product MRPGLEAGCHPCDDLRRRSGMATVTISLSDPLKDWAERQTREGEFGDVSDYVGDLIRKDRERRQWIEDVQKLIDEGLASGVSTRTMDEIMADARARAGVDSREL; this is encoded by the coding sequence ATGCGGCCGGGGCTGGAGGCGGGCTGCCACCCATGCGATGATCTCCGACGGAGAAGCGGCATGGCCACGGTTACGATCTCGCTGTCCGATCCCCTGAAGGATTGGGCTGAACGCCAGACGCGCGAAGGCGAGTTCGGCGACGTCAGCGACTATGTCGGCGACCTCATCCGGAAGGATCGCGAACGTCGGCAATGGATCGAGGACGTCCAGAAGCTGATCGACGAAGGATTGGCGAGCGGCGTCAGTACGCGGACGATGGACGAAATCATGGCCGACGCTCGCGCCCGGGCCGGCGTCGATTCGCGTGAGCTATAG